Part of the Lepidochelys kempii isolate rLepKem1 chromosome 8, rLepKem1.hap2, whole genome shotgun sequence genome is shown below.
CTCATTGGCagtttacagaaaacaaaaaagagacaGTATGTACAGTATACTGGACCCCTAGAAACGAGATACAGAACATCCCTTCAAGTGGGCCCAAACAATTTGTCGGTATTACCTGACACACTACATGAAAGAAAAACCTTAGTACTCCCAAACCTTTGTCCGTCTTTTCCTTTCAGAGCATTAAGCACAACACTTATCCAGTAAGAATACACTATTAGCTTAAAGACTAGTTCATGTAGCCTTTTACAAGACAGTATCATAATTACAATAGGAAGGTATCATTAGCATTCCATCAAAATACATATTAGGTTTAGTTTAAGCCAGCGTTTCTTAGCCTGGGGTCCACGGTCATCAATTCAACTCCTGCTGATCAATTCAACTCCTAccactccctcccagtgcctcctgcacaccggggaacagcactgggagggaaggggagaagggggaggggcagaaagaggcagggaagagatggggcaggggtggggcccgGGGATCCGTggcaaaattttaaatcaaaatgggggtccttgggttcctaaagtttgagaactgctggtttaaGCTATGTTTCTTTTGAAGACAGTTCAACGCAGAAAGGTTATATTTTCCTCCTTTCCTAGTATTGTTTTAGAATTAACATATGCCACAGTGCACCTGGACAAACAACTTTCTGGCATCCAGTTCGCTTCATTTGGTTCTCTAAAGATTCTAGGGAACATCTTTCATAGAACTTTAATTAACATGTTAATGAACAGGTCACCATTTCAGTTCCATTGGACAATGATAACCCCTGAATGAATGCATTAAactaggaaacatacaattcttaGAGTCAAATACATATTTCATCAGGCAGTTAAAGTTGAACAGGTTTGTAAGGTATACAAGCTCTGCTGGTGGAGTCTATAAACTTTCATGAAACCCCAAATGTGACTGTAATCCGCATGAGCAAaggcaaacaaaaaatatataagcACTCTTTGAAATAAACTATGCCAGAAGACTGGTGAGTAGCAAACGTTGTACCTAGAAGgttgatcctgggaattacagtgcaGTAAGTCCCTCTTACTGAAGATCCATTGAAATGATCATTAAAAATAGGATTATAAAACACCTAAACACAGTATGATACAAAAAAGCCAGAATACTTTTCATACAAATAAGTGACAATGAGAGAGCATCTGTTCTCTGCTGGAGgccctgtgtgctgctccagcagctTATAGGAGACACAAAAGCCCTGCAGACAGCCAAGGGAGAATTTCCCCTGTGTAGGCCAACACAGCTCTAACTGCCATCCTTGGACACTAcattcacacatacacacagaattATTATGAGGGGGAAATTAAAGTTTATGGCCCTGAAAGAAGATAAGTTTTGAAGGAGGAGAGTAGAGGAATGGCAGATCAGAGGTATGCAAAAGGCAGCTAATATTTACAAACCTGACACTTTATCATTgactaaaaaaagaaatgtttcaaaaaGTAGTATAATTTACTTGCCATTACAGCAAGTTTTATTGGCAATTTGGAAGAATGTGGCCATAATCTCATCATCATAATTGGTAAAAAGTTACTCACATTCTCCCTACACCTTCATACATGCGTGTCTCATCCACCAGAGTCATAATCTCCGTATCAGTGAGGTGTGCATGCTTTTTCGTCCTGTTTAGTTGCTCAATTTGTATATCTGCCAGCTTCACCTTTTGCTGTGTGTCGATAACCTTGGCCTGCAGTTCAGTAAAAGCCTAATGAAAAAAGCAGGCAAGTTACAATTATGGAAATTTTGGCCTTGAACATCATAACTTTTGCACAGGTAATTGAAGTTTTACTGGTCCAGGAGTAATAAGTAGCACTTGTGGACATGGTCCAGCTGTTTTCATTTTGGACTCAGAAAACTCAGCAACAGCTAACTCGCGTGCAAGGGTTTAAAAGTGAACTGCCTCTTTCAGCTATAATGACACCAGGGATTCCAAACACAGACAAGCTTCTGGGGACAGACTGTCAGATCAAGGATCTGCCCTCCTGTGTGGCGCACATACACGTTTTTAAGTTGTCTAGCAAGACTTATCCCTAGTGATTTGCCTCCCTTCTAGGGCACTGGACTGCTCCTCTTCACTGTGGATGCCTGGCCTGACTCACTTCTATCTGCTCTCCAAGCCTTCCCCTGCCACCTCCCAGCGCCCACTCCCTTCCCTAACAGCTCTAGttccctccaggtcagggctAGGGAAGCTCACCCTGCcgtgccctgcccagcccagcagcaatgggaggggatCAGCCCTGTGGCCAGACAGAGGGCGAGCTTTGCAGGGAGCTAGGTCGAGTGTCTGTCTGGAGCCTGTGGGGGAGTCTCTCAGGTGCCCACGCTCCCACAGCTCCCCGGGCTCTCCCCGGCGCAGCAAGTCCCAGGCGGCGGGGCCTGGCTCCTGCCAACCCTGGGACACCCGGCAGGGCCCTGCTACGGCCGTCTCTCCTGCAGCCACCCAGGCTATAGGGAAGGAGGCTCCGCTCACCACCCCCCGCAGGCAGCGCTACAAACCGGGCCCGGCCGGTACCTTCTTCAGCTCCAGGTCCACGGGCGCCGCCATCTTGCCAGCCCCTGCGCGTGCGCATTCACGGCAGGGGGGACCCATTCCAGTGCGCGTGCGCAGTGAGAGGTGCGCCTCTGCGCCCCCCATCACACACACTGGACAGCGACCCACGGGGATTCCAAGACAGTCCTGGAGGGTTACCGGCAAGCCCACGTCCCTGTTGGGCTACTGACAACCAGAATTGCAGTACAGCAGGGATACCACCCAGATCCACCACCTGCTGCCatctgagctaaaggagaatcaccCGTAGCTCTCTGCAGTATGGGGTCTCTGACACACAGTCGAGCAGTTCTTCTAACTCTATCCCTTAGAAAGTGGTGCCCATATATGCTAGCCAGGCCATTGCAGAATTGTATTTGTGGTAGACCCAAGCTTTGCTCACTGAGATGAATGGCTGAAATTGCAGATTACAAACCGTGCAAACTATCAACAGACCAAATAAAACATAAAGGATATCTCATCACACAATGTGAGTGGTCATGTGTCCTGTAGTTGTAGGTCAACCAATCAGGGAccagaaacaatatcatgtgactgTATGCATTGTTATTAATAAGCATTATTACACTACAGGTATGTTTGGCATTTCACCAGCTAATACAAAGATAAGGCCCTTGCCCAAGGAGCTGGGCGTACAAGGGATTATTCCTGTGAAAGTCAACAGGAGTGTTGCCACTGACGTCAGGGGGTAGGATCTGGCTTAAATAAACTGGAAAACTTCACAGGAATGACAAGAGGGGTGAAACAAAGAGAAGCCACTATTGAGAGAGTCTTATTGACAAGGAATTCAGATCAGTTCACTCGTGACTGTTGTGTGTTAATTCTCATTGGAGGTTATGATGCAGTTTTATTTGCCCATAATCTGAGCCACAAGTGAGGGAGCATACAGAACTAGAGCATACATAGTGATCAGTTGCAATCTGAGCAGTAGGATTTCATTTGAATGGTTTGTGATACTACTTCTCAGTAGTTACTTAATGTTGGTGCAGTGCTTTAAACATGGAAAGCGGTgcttctcaatctttccagactactgtacccctttcaggagtctgatttgtcttgcatacacccaagtttcccctcactgaaaaactacttgcttataaaatcagacataaaaatacaaaagtgtcacagcacactgttactgaaaaatagcttactttctcattttaccatacaattataaaataatcaattggaatataaatattgtacttacatttcactgtatatacagcagtataaacaagttgtatgaaattttagtttgtactgactttgtagtgctttttatgtagcctgttgtaaaactaggcagacatgtagatgagctgatgtaccccttggaagacctctggtTATCCccaagggtacacatacccctggttgagaaccactgatgtaaagCATCACGGGGCTAATCTTGAGATGTTCCAAAATCCTGTGACTTCCATTTATTTTAACGGAAGCATTGGCCAATGCCTGATCCATCTAGGTTCTTATACCCCAAGCAAGAGAAGATATAAACCACCCATAATGCACTTGATAATTTGTGCAATACTACACCACCCGGAGAAATTTATTCCTGACCAGGCAGTGAAACATGAGGATTGACAGCTCCTCTAATTTACTGTAATTGCAAACGTTATTCATAGAAATGGCTGTTCTTTTTACAAAGTGTCTCCCAGCCTTTTTGAAAACTTACCTAACTACATGCATCAGTTTAATAGGCCATCGTATTAAAGTGTATTTGCCTTTACCCATTTAAAATTTCACTGAAAGGATCTCTGCCTCGCTGTTGCAGGCAGCCAGCAACTTTCTTAATTTAAAGAAATAGGGAGGTCTTAATCTAGTTCCctgtggacaggtgtccacatcacagaaaccACTGCTATGGTAGGGACAAATTGCCATTCCTATTGGTAGACTCAGCTGAGAGCCAAGAACTGAAAAAGTCACAGGGATACTACTTAAAGGAGGCCTTCCAGGTCAGGGTCAAGGCTCTTGGCATGACAGGGCTGGAGTGTTTGCCCTCTGCTGCCCACACTATTCAGGTCCTGTGCAGGGTTCTCagcccagcacctttcaccagcagtaTAGCTGCATAcaagtgggattttaaaaaactgaaaagcCTCCCAAAGAAGTACAACCTCAGAACTAGTCACTGAACACTCCCCGCCTTCTATCAATGAACTACAGAATTGCTCATTGCTGGGCCAAAGCACATCTTGTCCAGCAGGGCTACTGCAATGTGTGTGGTGATTACTGGGAAACAGTGGAATACTTTTTTATAAGAGTTGCTCCCTGCCTTCTCAGGGGGGTTGACATACTGAGCTGAAGAGTCAAACGTGGGAATCATGTGGCCATGTGGAGTGACAGAGCTCTGAAGCGGACTATTGATCAATCAGTTTGAATTCCTTGAAGGTGGTGTGCAATGCAAAGAGCCCTGCAAAATAGCTCCCCTGTGCTGAGGACCAGAGCTGCTTTGTTTGAATGTTGTTAGCAACAAAATTCCTTTTTGATAATGGTGACCAGGTGAGGCCACCTCTAGAAAAATATTTAGAGCCAGGAAGGGAGTTATTACTGACAAACCCCGATGAGGCTGCTCCTAGCCAGAATGCTGGCACTGGATTTGCTTCGCTTTTTAAGTAAACCACCCTTTCACATGCCTTAGGGGGAGCATTTGCTATTGATTCAGATGATCTAAAGCTGTGTAACAGACACGGCGCAGTATGACATGTGAATGTGAGCTGTTTGTCTCATTACTCACCAGGGAGAGTGAGGGCAACCAGCCAGTCCCAGAGAGAAGATCCCTATGGCCAGAAGAATATGTGCAACTAAGGCAACAGGTCAAAAAGTAATAACTGTAGCtaaaaacagaggcagactgatgatgATTATTAATACCTTGCAGTTATACAGGGCCTCTCATCCAGACAGATactgaagtgctttacaaatgacccctgctggtggctggctgaagccctgaagcatgagcttttaggaacataagacatacaTCAAGAAGTGAGCCCCAGAGCTtctgagccctgccccccaccatcaCAAGTAACCCCATCATACAATCACACTCAGAAATGTATCCAGCTCTCTCTTGGATATGAATATAGTCCAGCCATGTTAAAACATACATAAGGAAGAATACCACATCCTATAACCCCAATAGATACGGTGGCCTACAACATggttatgatattttctttctgtcCACACGGTAAAGGATAAATCATAATAAGGTTGGGCCATTAGCATGTTATAATAGCCTGGTTTATACCTGGTTATTTTTGctatgtagacatggcctaatgTATGAATTCCACAGATCTTCTGTCCACACGACAGTTTGGATGGGAATCTATCACCCTTTCACTactgtcagtgcagctccacTAGTGATAGCAATGACAAGAGCCCTAGTGTGGACATGGTGCAGGTGCTTTTACCACTGTATCAGCTACACTTGCTCAGAGCTAAATGCCAGCAGCTAGTCTCCACCAGCTCTCCCACCATTGCTATAGCACCAATACAGACCCCCAGTGCTGGCAACAGAGGGAGATTTTTGAAAACAGCTCAAGATAGACGCAGCTTTTATTTTCCAGAAGACCTTTTAAACATCAAATACCTACACACCTGTAGATGCCGAGAAGGTACTGAGCTGGTGAAATAGACAACAGGGGAAGGATTTAATACCATGGGCCAAAGAGGATGATGGTTACAGAGGTAGTAGGAAGGAAGTGGCACATGGAGCACCTCAGGAATTGGTGTACCTGGTCCTGTTTATCCAGATGATGAATGATCTGGAGAGAGACGCAGGTAACACAAGTGGGGAGATGAGCAAATGTGAAAGAAGCTCTGAGGAGGCCTGGAAAAGGTGAGAGAATGACATGCATCGTCATGTATCAAACACTGTAAGCAAGTACGTGCATTCCCTGTAAACTACAGTGATCTCTAAGCTGTCCATCCGCAACTGTCAAACCCACCTATAACCTCCCCAATAACTGCTCCAACTTTCCTAGGTGCCTATCCCTGTTTCTCTATTCCCCATCAGCATTAGCTGCCTGTCCCTCTGCTACACTGCACAGATCCTGTTGTCTCCAGCACACAGTGCTTcctgaggaggaaaggaaaacttGAGCTGAATAGCAGGAAAAAAATTCTTGGCAGCAAATTCGATAACATTGTAGCATAGTCTCCCAAGAGAAGCAATAGAAACCCCATTGCTTGAGTCATGAGCAATTTATAACTGGACTGGACAAAAGACTGAAGAATGCACAGTGGGGAACAATTCTGCACTAGCCCCAAGGCGTGGAAAAGGTGACTTATTGgtctttttccatctcttatGGCTATGATCTGTGAAAAGCTCTCTGTGGCAAAGATGACTGAGGAGAGCACCAGCACCCTAGCTGGGCTGGCAGACTAAAGCCCTACAGCTGGCACACAATGGGCTGCCCAACAATAGAAATGCCAGTCATAGGTTAGAGCTTTGAAGTCCTTTTCCAGATGAGATGACTGGTGAAGGTTTACCATAGGGTTTATCATAGGATCAGTTCCTGGACCCACTCttgaaaacaaagggtagaactccgattgacttcaatgagagcaggatttagCCCTTAATGCTAATGACCATCCactctatgccctggtctacactaggactttaggtcgaatttagcagcgttaaatcgatgtaaacctgcacccgtccacacaatgaagccctttatttcgacttaaagggctcttaaaatcgatttccttactccacccctgacaagtggattagcgcttaaatcgacgttgccggctcgaatttggggtactgtggacacaattcaatggtattggcctccgggagctatcccagagtgctccattatgaccgctctggacagcactctcaactcagatgcactggccaggtagacaggaaaagaaccgcgaacttttgaatctcatttcctgtttggccagtgtggaaagctgcaggtgaccatgcagagctcatcagcacaggtgaccatgatggagtcccagaatcgcaaaagagctccagcatggaccgaacgggaggtacgggatctgatcgctgtttggggagaggaatctgtgctatcagaactccgttccagttttcgaaatgccaaaacctttgtcaaaatctcccagggcatgaaggacagaggccataacagggacccgaagcagtgccgcgtgaaactgaaggagttgaggcaagcctaccagaaaaccagagaggcgaacagccactctgggtcagagccccaaacatgccgcttctatgatgagctgcatgccattttagggggttcagccaccactaccccagccgtgttgtttgactccttcaatggagatggaggcaatatggaagcatgttttggggacgaagaagatgaggaggaggaggaggttgtagatagctcacagcaagcaagcggagaaaccggttttcccgacagccaggaactgtttctcaccctagacctgaagccagtaccccccgaacccacccaaggctgcctcctggacccagcaggcggagaagggacctctggtgagtgtaccttctaaaatactatacatggtttaaaagcaagcatgtgaaaggattactttgccctggcatttgcggttctcctagatgtagtcctaaagcctttgcaaaaggtttctggggagggcagccttattgcgtccttcatggtaggacactttaccactccaggccagtaacacgtactcgggaatcactgtagaacaaagcattgcagtgtatgtttgctggcattcaaacaacatccgttctttatctttctgtgttatcctcaggagagtaagatataattcatggtcacctggttgaaatagagtgcttttcttcaggggacactcagaggagcccattcctgctgggctgtttgcctgtggctaaacagaaatgttccccgctgttagccacagggaggggggaaggttgagggggtagtcacgcggtgggaggagacaaaatgcgaccttgtaacgaaagcacatgtgctatgtatgtaatgttaacagcaaggtttac
Proteins encoded:
- the PFDN1 gene encoding prefoldin subunit 1; this encodes MGPPCRECARAGAGKMAAPVDLELKKAFTELQAKVIDTQQKVKLADIQIEQLNRTKKHAHLTDTEIMTLVDETRMYEGVGRMFILQSKGVIHSQLLEKQKIAEEKIKELEQRKSYLERSVKDAEDNIREMLMARRAQ